Part of the Mytilus edulis chromosome 9, xbMytEdul2.2, whole genome shotgun sequence genome, TTTTTTCTTTTCTCCCAGGTATAACTCTCCCATCCCAAGTTTGGTGGGTTCCCTCCAAAATAAAGAGGCACACTTCAATGATCACAATTGTTATCTACAAAAAGTCATGATTGAAAAGCTAATGTTTGGTACCAGTCAAAAATTTTAATTACCAGCATTGACTAAAAGAAATGCTTTATTACTAAAAATTCAGGATTTGTAcacgtttatttttatatttcaaaaacttttttcCCGCTCATAAACTTTTTaatccaaatatatatatacaaatgtactcATACAACTGAAACATCTTAGCATTCTgaagaaaatcataaatattGCATTTCTAAAAggttatattattttttctacaaAACAAAAACTTATACTCTGATACAAAGTGATGAGATTCGAACtacatgtaaaaagaaaaaagttcATATAACACAATTTAAGCTGTTATATTTTTATGACGTAGAGTAATTGAAATGCGAGCAAGCTCAGGGAATATTGTAAGAGACTGAGGTATAGTGAATTCAAACTATTACTTCTACTGTAAATTTAATAGGATTGATACAATACAACAATATCATTTAATTCgtcttttcagaatctaaaggactataaGTAGAATCATTATTCttgaatcaaaataaaaataatgttacatcatcagttgaattttcattttttatacagtttttgaaccaaacacaatgataaGGTGAAtggttttgaaaatattacacataatacaaattattatattaagaagAATGTATCGTCCAGCAGAAAAACCTGATCTCCAGACACTCTTCTTAGTTAAAACATAACATGATTTTGTGAATGagagtaaaaaaagatatattttgcaCACAGCCAAAGCTTTTTGCTACAAAAATAAAATCCCTGaaaagtttgcaccaataaattCTCTGAAAAGATCTGTTTATCACAATTTGCAGCTAGagaaaaatgtcaattttcagcAGAAGACAAAACGTTTGATTGAGTCTGAATGACTCAGATGTCAAACCTCCACAGGCTCTGTTGCTTCCTCAGGATCGAATGGTAATACCTCGTCTTCTGGTAAACTGTCAAGGTCATTGTTATCATTTTCTTCAGCACtgcaaaaaaaattacatattttcaaaatgaaacatAAAACACAGGTTGAAGAGTTctaaagaattttaaaaatacaaaattaaaatcaaataaagtaaAGTAAAAATCATAGTTGGGCTAGATTGCCAACGTTTTCAATACATTCTAATTTGTATGGCTGCTAATTCTTTTCGATTTGTCATGttgaaataacaaataataatgtgtttttttctattttcatacattttgaaaaattagtATTAAATTAAGGAATGCAAACACACCACACACATAAGTGTCAACACACCAAACACACTATTAAAGCTTGAACCAAAGACCACACCAATGAATATGATAATCCTATGATGAGATAATTCTTGGCATAGAGATAAGCTAACATTTTCCAAATATTAAGTTACTGCAGATTCATAATTATTCTTCAAATacctattttcattgatttcataaaaatataaaccataaattaaaatgttcaatgaAGTACAAATATTATATTTGCTGGTATGCTATTTTCCACAAAATAATGAAATCCAATATTaacaaagaatatttttttttctccatccATGATAACTGGTAACCAAAAAAAATACTCAAATCCAAAGTACCTCTAAAATAAGCTAATTTTTTGAACTAAAattatctaaaattaaattaaataaaaaagattaagTTGTAGACATGAACAAGCAACATACTCAACATATAATGAGCTATCTGATGATGAGGCTCTAGAACCTTGGTCTTGTGGAAGATCTGAAAGAAATGTGGACATGACCTTATTGTCACGGTCACTGTAAGAACTTGCAGGTGCATAAACTTCAGGTTTCGGTGAAGGATCATAATACCGTCCATTAGCAAAATAACCCTGTGAATTGTCCCTGGGGTATTGCGCAATATTAGTAGAGCTACGAACAAGCCGAGGGTCATGCTTTTTCTGTTTTTTGGAAGTGAATGTGCTGAATGATGAATTGATCTGTGCATGCGGTAGAGTGGTGCTGCGATATTCCACAGGGACGGGAGTACTGCTATAATACCCAGTATCAGAATGGTGAGACAGGGAACTTTGTTGACTATGATGATATGGTTGATGATGATGGACGGGTCGCTCCTCCTCTTTTGTTGCTTTGTTGAGTTGGGGCACGGCATATTGGTGAGATTTCTGTTGTTCAATAGGAACATCTATGTAAGAGATCTTGCTGACTGGTGTCTCGTCTGACCCTCCAGACAGATGCTGATCCTACAAACAAAAGAAATGAATTCACTTAATTCAGACTTTTCAGACAGGTGTTTTTCTTACATAtactataattataataatttacaGACAAGTGGCTCACAAGAATCTCCAGTCAAGTGTTGTTCCAACAATTTAAATATTATGTGTCAAAAATATGCCTTAAAACTGAACTACAAAGATAAACTTTGCTGTTTGTTTCAGCTTTTTTCTCTTCGCCTGTCTTTGAATTTGACCATGCATTAACACTTTTTCTATTTTCTAATACTTAATTTCAAtgtaagacttttttttaaagttccacAGACCTTCAAGAACTTTTGTTTTTACAGTAATAACTGTTTATgtaatgaaattttgattttctttgtgtCAGAGTAAAAGAATATGATACCTGTACATCCATCTGGTAGTCTTCTAACATTTGTTGGGCCCACTGAAGTAGTCCTGGGGCATCTGAAGGAATACTGGCTCTAGGGTCTGTTTTGTTTAGTAGCACCAATACTCTACACAGCTGGTGTATTACACCTCTATTAATatgtaaaatagataaaaaggATTAGTCAATCTATCTTgcaattaaattataattattattaccacatcataaacatttatatcagattgatattttttaatgtgtctttctatgttgtgatgttacactactgtttcaggtaagggtgaaggttggtccCAATCAAttgtttaaacctgctgcatttgtttgcacctgtcctaagtcaagaacctgatgttcagtgttTGTTGTCtgttgatgagttttttttttaaatagattagactgttggttgtcctgtttgaatggttttacactaaatATTTTCAGGACATTTATATCttactgttcagtgtgagccaaggctctgttttGAAGACTGtactatgacctataatggtgtacttttacaaattgtgacttggatggaaagttgtctcatttgcacttataccaaatcttcttatatcgatATATAATAGGTAAATCATATGTTGCAATCTATATAGTAGACATAACTAAAGTTTGGATCGTTTGTAGCCACCCCAAATACTTCTACGTTCATTTAACACATCAGCAATTGAGACACCTTATCATATCTTTACTTATTCATGAAAGGTACAACTAGTGGAGCAAAAAATCCTTATCCTTACAGAGCAGCtgatttttcaccattttttagCAAATTATATGTTGCCATAGCTCTTTCAAGCGTTTTTGTGATAGATATGTTATATAAACTTTTTATCTCTACATCCTGTTTTATTTCCCTTTTTTCAGTATTCTATTCAAAGATGGACAAGGGGTTTTTGGTGGTCACATTATAATAGGACTTAATTTTTTTAAGATCAGTAACTTTATTCATGACATGACTTTTTGATAGGAgcttttaagttaaatttaaaacatatatgccaaaaatcttcatttttttgtctttttgtatttTAATGATTTAAGTCTATAAACAGAATTATTTCTTGGCGGTCTATATCATTCCTCTAGACTGACACCAACATTCCTGGGCAAGACACAGGGTTCAGTCGACCCATTATGAATTTTGTTTGACCTGTATGTATCTTCAATGCTTCACTTTTTGTCAGGCCTTTGACTTtagtaaactagaggctctcaagagcctgtgtcgctcacctgttaatgtgtttactgatgtcggccatcttcgttggtaggcggggtcattagacactttttttttaaatagataccctagtacaATGTATTATGATTGTAgcgaagtttggttaaatttggacaagtcgttttagaaaagatttttatacaagttacaaaaatgacgaaaagttgttcaatattgactataaagggcaataactccttaaggggtcctctaacaattttgatcatgctgacttatttgtagatcttactttgctgaacattattgctgtttacagtttatctctatctataatagtattcaagataataaccaaccagatgctccgcagggcgtagctttatacgaccgcagaggttgaaccctgaacggttggggcaagtatggacacaacattcaagctggattcagctctaaatttggattgtgattaaatagttgacacagcataggtttctgacacagaatgaatgtgttctaatgaacttaaaatttttgttttctcttagagcaattcactatgctgttgaatattaatcctctcaaaaaaatgtttgaagaaattttcttttttatttatgaaatttcaaatgagaaaaattgaacccaatttttttaatcacatccccctttcccttattccaaaactaatctcaattaaaatttctaatggagtttgcaacaataactactcatttaaatacatcataaaatattaagatgtaaaaaaactgcttgttatcactgaatggtaaagattattttaatttatcagttggtagtaaaaagtgaatatacattgtatattgtatataacaaagatttaagttgattctggacaaagaaagataactctaattaaaaaaaaattgctatttcacaatattgtgcaattagatatttcttgccattgcgcaatactgtgcaattgaaaagacttgctattacacaatacttaatataataattttagatcctgatttggaccaacttgaaaactgggcccataataaaaaatctaagtacatttttggattcagcatatcaatttcaaagaaccccaagatttcaatttttgttaaaatcagactaagtttaattttggaccctttggactttagtgtagaccaatttgaaaacaggaccaaaaatgaagaatctacatacacagttagatttggtatatcaaagaaccccatttattcaatttttgatgaaatcaaacaaagtttaattttggaccccgatttggaccaacttgaaaactgggccaataatcaagaatctaagtacatttttagattcatcatatcaaagaacctaactgattcattttttgtcaaaatcaaactaagtttaattttggaccctttggaccttaatgtagaccaatttgaaaacgggaccaaaagttaagaatctacatacacagtcatgacagttagattcggcatatcaaagatgaaatcaaacaaagtttaattttggaccctttgggccccttattctgttgggaccaaaactcccaaaatcaataccaaccttccttttatggtcataaaccttgtgtttaaatttcatagatttctatttacttatactaacgttatggtgcgaaaaccaagcaaaatgcttatttgggtccctttttggcccctaattcctaaactgttgggacctaaactcccaaaatcaataccaaccttccttttgtagtcattaacattgtgtttaaatttcattgatttctattcacttaaactaaagttattgtgcgaaaaccaagaataatgcttatttgggcccttttttggcccctaattcctaaactgttgaaaccaaaactcccaaaatcaatcccaaccgttcttttgtggtcataaaccttgtgtcaaaatttcatagatttctattaacttaaactaaagttatagtgcgaaaaccaagaaaatgcttatttgggccctttttggcccctaattcctaaaatgttgggaccaaaactcccaaaatcaataccaatcttccttttgtggtcataaaccttgtgttaaaatttcatagatttccattcacttttactaaagttagagtgcgaaaactaaaagtatttggacgacgacgacgacgacgccaacgtgatagcaatatacgacgaaaattttttcaaattttgcggtcgtataaaaactgcaaaatatccttaaaatcacaaattttagggcagcaacccaacaaccggttgtccgattcaactcaaaatttgtgaggggatatatcttattctgatggacatttaaatgttgaaagatttgccctaaatgtcttagtttcaaagatattaTCGTAGAGTGGTTGTTTCGGACACAAATTAAGGCTTAGTAAATAAGAACGTCTGCttgcaatgatacatgtattgaacTCTGAAAAGCTCACGTCACAACAACGGTGACGTCGTGTACATAGAGAGCGGTAGCGGGAACACCTCATGTGCAATTCGTAACATTCTGGGGGCCCgcaaatgaatttttaatacaataagatgaaaataaattatgaaaatttcactTTGAATTACTGTCtctgataaatataaaactttgaatatctTTCACTGTCTTTGATAATGAGCACGAATGAAAATAACTATTTCACAGGCTGTAATAAAGCACGATCAGTTAACAATCCATAAAATTAAACGATAGTCTCATTTGGtccacatttttatcttttcttttgcaTCGGTCTTCGGTCGTCAGGAGGGCAGTATTTGATCACGGTCCTATATATTCTTTTGTTGTCAGTTCTAGCGGATATAATAATTGCGGTTCCTTTTTAAgtcttttaataacattttcttttctcaattttgaaatcTCTTTGTTCACTGGTGAAGGTGTGTGGTCATCTTTCCGGGATACAGCATCGAAATGTCTGTTGTTATGGTTACTTATACATGTCTTCTGATATGAATCTAATACTTGAAATAATTTCTTTCTCCCTGTCTTCTCGTCAATATGTTCAATACCAAATGATTCTGTCTTCCGTAACTTCTCCGGGTTGCGTtcttttgtctttggtgatttCCTTACATTCATTGTAGATGTTTTCTGATTACTGTGGCTTGGTGTACCGTGAAGTGGTCCTGATaataaataaccaattttggATTTCACGGCAGTAGGTCCATCGCCTCTAATTATATGGTTGTCTACAATTGACCAATAGTAATCGGCTCCTACAAGTACGGAGATGTGAAAATTGTCGTTCGCGGTGACTGGATGAGCAAGTTCTATTCCTGATAAATACGGCAATTTTGCGGCTTTACGGATGTACGTTTTGAGCGGTGCGGCGATTTCCGGTACGATCAATACTCTGATCGGCAATTGTCCTTCATCTGTTAGCAAATAAATAATACTAGTTTTTAAGTGTCTAATTCTTGTACTTTCTGCACTGTCCCCAAATCCGGATAGGTTTAAAGTTTCTGTGCCACTAATTGATAACTGTAATTTAACGGCTAGGTCTTCTGTAATGAACGATCTCTGTGCTCCTTCATCAAAAAGAATGTTGGCATCTGAACAGTGTCGTCCCGATCTTACAGGGTTAATTGCAGTTTTGAGCAAAACATTTGTGGTTGCCTGTGATTGTGAAATTGTGTCCGGTTCCTTCGCGTTGTGTTGTATGGTACTTACGTTTACACTGTCTAGATAATCATTATGTGTATTCTCTTTACATAAACTTGTGTGATGATGCTTGTCACACTTTCTGCATGATTTGATTGACTTACAATCAACCAAATTGTGATGTCCTAAACAGTTGAAGCATAGGCGGTCTCTTTTTACTATTGACATGCGGTCTTTATAATCAGGAACTTTGGTACAGTTTACCGACGTgtgtgattctttacaaaatGCGCATGACTTTACGTGAATTTGTCTGTTGGTTTGTTTTGTATGTACCTTTACATTGGTGTGAAATGCTGCAGTAGCGGTAGCTAGATTTCCATAACTGTCTGTTGAGTTACCGGCTTCcatgatatttatttcattaaatatgccTTTTCGTAAGTCTGCTAAGCGTATGTTTGTGGACCCAAATTCTCTTGCAAGGTTTTTTCGAATTTCCCCTGGTAGTTTGTTCAATATTATTGGCACTAACAGCGCTCCATATGAATCATCAGTTTGTCCTAGTGATTCTAAACCCCTTATGTAAATTTCAATGTTGTCATAAAAATGTCGGAGGTTGAAAAGTGTGTACCTAGGCGACGTAATATCAATAAGTTCCTGCATATACCTCTGTGTAATTTTATGTTGCTGACCATATCTTTCTTGTAATAGGGAAATTGCCTTTTCATAGTTTGCATTAGTGAGCGCAAAACCTGTCACTGATTTTAGAGCTTCATCATGAAGTAACGatttcaaataattgaatttttggACGTTGCTTAAGGTTGGGTTCGTATGCACGGCTGTCTCAAATGAGTCCCAAAATGACTGCCATTGAAGTATATCTCCATCGAAAGTAGGGAGATTCAACTTGGGTAGTTTGTTGTATTCACTAATTGAGCTAAAGGATGGGCGAAAATCTGACAAACGGTAATTTGAGTTGTTCTGGTGTTCTGTATATGAAGAGTTTATAGTATGAACGGGTTGAGTAGTTTCTATGCGTGGAGTAAAACTTTCTGCGTGTGTATTCAAAGCTGTAGTTTTGACTAAGATAAATTTGTTGACTTGACGAATTTTACCTTCTAAGTTAAATGCATACTCATCTGCTTCAACGATCTCTGTTTCAATATCTCCGTCGTCCAGTTCCTGTACTATGTCCTCATCTAACTTGCGTAATATTTCTTGCTTCCGTTTCAGACTATCCAATATGTTTGACAAATCCTCCGTGTCCACGGTTCCATCTTCTTCTTGTTGAACGTCTTCAAATTTCTTTATCAGTCTGGAAACTGCACTCCTGTGTCCTGCTCGTATCGAACGTAGCTTCAGATTCATCCTGGTCTCGGTACCAATATCGTAGAGTGGTTGTTTCGGACACAAATTAAGGCTTAGTAAATAAGAACGTCTGCttgcaatgatacatgtattgaacTCTGAAAAGCTCACGTCACAACAACGGTGACGTCGTGTACATAGAGAGCGGTAGCGGGAACACCTCATGTGCAATTCGTAacagatataaagcaaaaactgcattttaccactatgttctaattttagccatgtcggccattttgtttagtaggctgggtcatcggacacattttttaaactacaaaccacaatgataattgtggccaagattaattaaatttggcaaagtagttttggagaagaagatttttagaaaagttacaaaaaatgacgaaaagttgttaaaaactgactataaagggcaataactccttaaggggtcaactgacaattttggtcatgttgacttatttgtaggtcttaccttgctgaacattattgctgtttacagtttatctctatctataataatattcaagataataaccaaaaacagcaaaattttcctaaaattaccaattcaggggcagcaacccgacaattggttgtccgattcatctgaaaatttcagggcagatagatcttgacctgataaacaattttaccccatgtcagatttgctctaaatgctttggtttttgagttataagccaaaaactgcattttacccctatgttctatttttagccatggcggccatcttggttggttggccgggtcacgccacacattttttaaactagatatcccaatgatgattgtggccaagtttggtttagtttggcatggtagtttcagaggagaagatttttgtaaaagattactaagatttacgaaaaatggttaaaaatttactataaaggccaataactcctaaaggggtcaactgaccattttaaatatgttgacttatttgtagatcttactttgctgaacattattgctgtttacagtttatctctctctataataatattcaagataataaccaaaaacagcaaaattgccctaaaattaccaattcaggggcagcaacccaacaaccggttgtcagattcatctgaaaatgtcagggcagatagatcttgacctgataaacaattttaccctttgacagatttgctctaaatgctttggtttttgagttataagccaaaaactgcattttacccctatgttctatttttagccatggcggccatcttggttggtttgacgggtcacgccacacattttttaaactagatacccaaaggatgattgtgaccaagtttggtagaatttggcccagtagtttcagaggagaagatttttgtaaaagtttacggacgacggacgacggacgcaggacgacggacgccaagtgatgagaaaagctcacttgacctttcaggtcaggtgagctaaaaaagcgagacatagcaatCCTAAATTCCGTCGGCGTCGTTGTCGGCGGTGGCGTCctcaaatattcactctgtggttaaagtttttgaaattttaataactttcttaaactttattggatttctaccaaacttgaacagaagcttgttaaagatcataagatagtatccagaagaaaaTTCTTtccatttttttcgtattttacttataaatggacataGTTTTTCTGCCAGAAAACATcaaattcactctgtggttaaagtttgtaaaattttagtaactttcttaaactatcctgggtttgtaccaaacttggacagaagcttgtttatgatcaaaaccTAGTATCTAGaaagaaattttgttaaaattttgtacctgtgtatctgtattttacttataaatggacttagtttttctttcagttaacattacatacagtctgcagttaaagtttttaaaacatttattagattcataaactatcctggacttttaccaaacttggacataagcttcttacaatcaaaagatagtatcaagaggaatatttttattgattttttttctca contains:
- the LOC139488725 gene encoding uncharacterized protein isoform X2, which produces MGSSQLVILLVLIQQVYSVCQNGDCGWKASCVNKSCECPVNYTIYSNQYDCVQNGCTQDDCLECDPQLECIRCSKFIDELTRECLDKCVGETKVISDGLLQGNVCKQTESTDSTELIIAVACGVAGGVILCIVVTLIFYCHYKHTRKKINLQQQKYKPQNMQLGNLTQIPVFDNKGFENDVLMGSSAIDNDNYHKELQKLMPQAPTLLAILNNIRSRLRSMDLNDPRVPTYRGVIHQLCRVLVLLNKTDPRASIPSDAPGLLQWAQQMLEDYQMDVQDQHLSGGSDETPVSKISYIDVPIEQQKSHQYAVPQLNKATKEEERPVHHHQPYHHSQQSSLSHHSDTGYYSSTPVPVEYRSTTLPHAQINSSFSTFTSKKQKKHDPRLVRSSTNIAQYPRDNSQGYFANGRYYDPSPKPEVYAPASSYSDRDNKVMSTFLSDLPQDQGSRASSSDSSLYVDAEENDNNDLDSLPEDEVLPFDPEEATEPVEV
- the LOC139488725 gene encoding uncharacterized protein isoform X1 → MGSSQLVILLVLIQQVYSVCQNGDCGWKASCVNKSCECPVNYTIYSNQYDCVQNGCTQDDCLECDPQLECIRCSKFIDELTRECLDKCVGETKVISDGLLQGNVCKQTESTDSTELIIAVACGVAGGVILCIVVTLIFYCHYKHTRKKINLQQQKYKPQNMQLGNLTQIPVFDNKGFGRVKKEQKDENDVLMGSSAIDNDNYHKELQKLMPQAPTLLAILNNIRSRLRSMDLNDPRVPTYRGVIHQLCRVLVLLNKTDPRASIPSDAPGLLQWAQQMLEDYQMDVQDQHLSGGSDETPVSKISYIDVPIEQQKSHQYAVPQLNKATKEEERPVHHHQPYHHSQQSSLSHHSDTGYYSSTPVPVEYRSTTLPHAQINSSFSTFTSKKQKKHDPRLVRSSTNIAQYPRDNSQGYFANGRYYDPSPKPEVYAPASSYSDRDNKVMSTFLSDLPQDQGSRASSSDSSLYVDAEENDNNDLDSLPEDEVLPFDPEEATEPVEV